A part of Mycolicibacterium sp. TUM20985 genomic DNA contains:
- a CDS encoding endonuclease/exonuclease/phosphatase family protein, with product MALRTRGRGVPVGTFDVASNRWIRDAAAVGATTRGELTVATFNIWFSDYHADERYRAIADVLSRNMPDVMVFQEVTPAALEIFLAQPWVRVRYRFAEVTGGALGNYGMLMLSRLPIERVGYTPLPTNLARGFMTAELDAGGTTLTVVAVHLESGKAAVLLRARQLGRVLRTLRRAENAVVLGDFNMRDGENGRIPEPYLDLWPALRPGDAGFTEDTTINLMRLDSKNKQRHVRFDRVLLKGDDWSATDIDLLGTEPISSELPRVFPSDHFGVICRLQRRASPETVRSQRFWRR from the coding sequence GTGGCGTTGCGGACACGTGGTCGCGGCGTCCCCGTCGGCACCTTCGACGTGGCGTCCAACCGGTGGATCAGGGACGCCGCCGCCGTCGGTGCGACGACCCGCGGCGAGCTGACGGTGGCGACCTTCAACATCTGGTTCAGCGACTACCACGCCGACGAACGCTACCGCGCGATCGCCGACGTGTTGTCGCGAAACATGCCCGACGTCATGGTGTTTCAGGAAGTCACCCCCGCGGCATTGGAGATCTTCCTCGCCCAGCCGTGGGTGCGGGTGCGTTACCGCTTCGCGGAGGTCACCGGTGGCGCCCTGGGAAACTACGGCATGCTGATGCTGTCCCGGCTGCCGATCGAGCGGGTCGGCTACACCCCGCTGCCGACGAACCTGGCGCGGGGGTTCATGACCGCCGAACTCGACGCTGGGGGTACCACGCTGACCGTGGTCGCAGTGCACCTCGAGAGCGGCAAGGCCGCCGTGCTGTTGCGGGCCCGACAACTGGGCCGTGTCCTTCGCACCCTCCGTCGAGCCGAGAACGCAGTCGTACTCGGCGATTTCAACATGCGCGATGGCGAAAACGGCCGCATCCCGGAGCCCTACCTCGATCTCTGGCCCGCCCTGCGGCCGGGCGACGCCGGCTTCACCGAGGACACGACGATCAACCTGATGCGGCTCGACAGCAAGAACAAGCAGCGCCACGTGCGCTTCGACAGGGTGCTCCTCAAGGGTGACGATTGGTCGGCGACGGACATCGACCTGCTGGGCACCGAGCCGATCTCCAGTGAGCTGCCGCGGGTGTTCCCGTCGGACCACTTCGGGGTGATCTGCCGATTGCAACGCCGCGCCTCACCGGAAACGGTTCGGAGTCAACGGTTCTGGCGACGGTAA
- a CDS encoding aspartate aminotransferase family protein → MSTLYARDDAAIAGIEKLRFFPLEVVSGHGSTLVTPDGRELLDLSATWTASGLGHGHPAVVEAVSRAVRTAPGSGGLSAVHPDSVGLAEDLLALVPGSGERRVYLGHAGSDANDVALRACRHASGRRTVIAFEHSYHGGVGLAMAVSGVHVDAGVPPDPDAVFLPYPNPFRPVRDSEADVTACLALADEHLRTDSIACLIVEPILSDGGLVVPPDGFLARLHDLCRRYGVPMICDEVKMGLGRPGTLHAFEHDGVVPEIVTFGKVLGGGLPLSAAVGPAEILDHPPAAALLTTAGNPVCTAAGRAVLATIVGDRLPERAAKVGALLADGLRALSGSPGSERIGDVRGRGLAIGVELVDPQTGERDPRLAAQVVYRAWELGAVVYYVGGNVLEITPPLVLTEAEAGRAVEILGAALADAAAGRVNAEEVARYAGW, encoded by the coding sequence ATGAGCACGCTGTACGCCCGGGACGACGCTGCGATCGCGGGAATCGAGAAGCTGCGCTTCTTTCCGTTGGAGGTCGTGTCGGGGCACGGGTCGACACTGGTCACCCCCGACGGTCGCGAACTCCTCGACCTCTCGGCGACGTGGACGGCAAGTGGTCTCGGGCATGGCCACCCGGCCGTCGTGGAGGCGGTGAGCAGGGCGGTCCGCACCGCGCCGGGTTCGGGTGGCCTGTCCGCGGTGCATCCCGACTCGGTGGGTCTCGCCGAGGACCTCCTGGCGTTGGTTCCCGGTAGCGGTGAGCGCCGGGTGTACCTCGGGCACGCCGGATCCGACGCCAACGACGTGGCGCTGCGGGCCTGTCGGCATGCCAGCGGTCGGCGCACCGTCATCGCCTTCGAGCACAGCTACCACGGCGGCGTCGGCTTGGCCATGGCCGTGTCGGGCGTGCACGTCGACGCGGGTGTGCCGCCGGATCCGGACGCCGTATTCCTGCCCTACCCCAACCCCTTTCGTCCGGTCCGGGACTCAGAGGCGGACGTCACGGCCTGTCTCGCACTCGCCGACGAACACCTCCGCACCGATTCCATCGCCTGCCTGATCGTCGAACCGATCTTGAGCGACGGCGGTCTCGTCGTTCCGCCCGACGGCTTCCTCGCCCGCCTGCATGACCTCTGCCGCCGCTACGGCGTGCCGATGATCTGCGACGAGGTCAAGATGGGCCTCGGGCGGCCCGGCACGCTGCACGCCTTCGAACACGATGGCGTGGTCCCCGAGATCGTCACCTTCGGCAAGGTGCTGGGCGGCGGCCTGCCGTTGTCCGCAGCCGTCGGGCCGGCCGAGATCCTGGACCATCCACCCGCAGCGGCGCTGCTGACCACCGCAGGCAATCCGGTCTGCACGGCGGCCGGGCGTGCGGTGCTGGCGACCATCGTCGGCGACCGGCTCCCGGAACGGGCCGCGAAGGTGGGGGCGTTGCTCGCCGATGGATTGCGAGCGCTGTCCGGATCACCCGGCTCCGAGCGCATCGGTGACGTCCGCGGGCGCGGTCTGGCGATCGGGGTGGAACTCGTCGACCCGCAGACCGGGGAACGCGATCCACGGCTGGCCGCGCAGGTGGTCTACCGTGCATGGGAATTGGGTGCGGTGGTCTACTACGTCGGGGGCAACGTCTTGGAGATCACTCCGCCGCTGGTGCTCACCGAAGCCGAAGCGGGTCGGGCGGTCGAGATCCTCGGTGCAGCCCTCGCCGATGCCGCCGCCGGACGAGTGAACGCCGAAGAGGTGGCCCGATATGCCGGCTGGTGA
- a CDS encoding metallophosphoesterase — protein MSDPQSVQVRPAPPSRPGRSWLRLIPVFALQLLLLGVPWWTLLAAGAQWPAAVVVVGTVGFVAAFVALPVMTMLGHGRRHLDWAAVTGDALLGAVWVLFVWSVLAQLLRLALAMLGVDDPIRSRVVAVAVVAVVVGLLVWGYAEAIRLPRTKHVDIVLPRLGPGLDGLRVAMVTDTHYGPLDRTRWSTLVADRINEIDADVVCHVGDLADGTVDVREPQTRPLAGVRGRLARVYVTGNHEYFSEAQGWLDYMTDIGWDALHNRHIVVERGGDELVLAGVDDATARGSGTEGHGANLEAALAGADPTLPVLLLAHQPKQVPDAVAAGVDLQISGHTHGGQIWPFNFLVRLDQPVVHGLSRHGDRTQLYTSRGTGFWGPPFRVFAPSEITVLTLRRA, from the coding sequence ATGTCAGACCCCCAGTCTGTTCAGGTACGACCGGCCCCGCCCTCACGGCCGGGGCGAAGCTGGCTCCGGCTAATCCCCGTCTTCGCCCTCCAACTGCTCCTGCTGGGGGTGCCGTGGTGGACGCTGCTGGCAGCGGGTGCGCAGTGGCCGGCCGCCGTGGTCGTCGTCGGGACCGTCGGGTTCGTGGCGGCCTTCGTCGCGCTCCCGGTCATGACGATGCTCGGGCATGGCCGGCGCCACCTGGACTGGGCGGCCGTCACCGGCGACGCCCTGCTCGGAGCGGTGTGGGTGCTCTTCGTATGGTCGGTGTTGGCACAGCTGTTGAGGCTGGCGCTGGCGATGCTCGGCGTCGATGACCCGATCAGATCACGCGTGGTGGCGGTCGCGGTCGTCGCGGTGGTAGTGGGACTGCTCGTCTGGGGATACGCCGAGGCGATCCGACTGCCGCGGACCAAGCACGTCGACATCGTCCTTCCCCGACTAGGCCCCGGACTGGACGGCCTGCGGGTCGCGATGGTCACCGACACGCACTACGGGCCGCTCGACCGCACCCGGTGGTCGACGCTGGTCGCCGACCGGATCAACGAGATCGACGCCGACGTCGTCTGTCACGTCGGTGACCTCGCCGACGGCACGGTGGACGTGCGGGAACCGCAGACCCGCCCGCTCGCGGGGGTGCGCGGCAGATTGGCCCGCGTCTACGTCACCGGCAACCACGAATACTTCAGCGAAGCGCAGGGTTGGCTCGACTACATGACCGACATCGGTTGGGATGCGTTGCACAACAGGCACATCGTGGTCGAACGCGGCGGTGACGAGCTCGTCCTCGCCGGCGTGGACGACGCCACCGCTCGGGGATCGGGCACCGAGGGGCACGGGGCCAACCTGGAGGCCGCCCTGGCCGGCGCCGACCCGACGCTGCCGGTGCTCCTGCTCGCGCACCAACCGAAGCAGGTACCCGACGCCGTTGCGGCCGGGGTCGACCTCCAGATTTCGGGGCACACCCACGGCGGCCAGATCTGGCCCTTCAACTTTCTGGTCAGGCTCGATCAACCGGTGGTCCACGGGTTGAGCCGCCACGGTGACCGGACGCAGCTCTACACCAGCCGGGGGACCGGGTTCTGGGGCCCGCCGTTCCGGGTGTTCGCGCCGAGCGAGATCACGGTGCTGACGCTGCGCCGAGCCTGA
- a CDS encoding YybH family protein: MPNSDERTATAMQAAVDVIAAFGAHDTERYFAGFAPEATFLFHAEPALLPSRAAYEALWAGWERDGFRVLSCRSLNPRLDLITDDVAVFTHTVRTRLAGVDEEQRERETIVLRREPDGRWLGVHEHLSLDSPQD; this comes from the coding sequence ATGCCGAATTCCGATGAGCGCACCGCAACGGCGATGCAGGCGGCGGTGGACGTCATCGCGGCGTTCGGCGCACACGACACGGAGCGTTACTTCGCCGGCTTCGCTCCCGAGGCGACGTTCCTGTTCCACGCCGAGCCGGCATTACTCCCGTCGCGGGCGGCCTACGAGGCGCTGTGGGCGGGCTGGGAGCGCGACGGGTTCCGGGTCCTCTCCTGCCGGTCGCTGAACCCGCGGCTCGATCTGATCACCGACGACGTCGCGGTGTTCACCCACACCGTCCGCACCCGGCTGGCGGGAGTCGACGAGGAGCAACGCGAGCGCGAGACGATCGTCCTTCGCCGTGAGCCGGACGGTCGGTGGCTCGGTGTGCACGAGCATCTGTCCCTGGATTCGCCGCAGGACTGA
- a CDS encoding amidohydrolase family protein, producing the protein MPAGELGDVFDGVHEVVPDALADHLRGIALIDHHVHGTFNAPVGRRDFEAAINEGSTDPVPSFMTQFDSPLGLSIRRWCAPLLGLEALAGADQYWARRSELSADELSTTMLPAAGIARWIVDTGFKGDLITTPVELTALSNVPSSEILRLERLAEDLLQDGTSPADFPEAFRTALRAAVADPEVVGTKTIAAYRTGFDVDWTRPTDAEVVAHARDLAERPRPLRVDDELVIAFGVHEAAEHGLPIQFHVGFGDRDMDLHRSDPMLLLPLLRTMTPVPVLLLHCYPFQRQAGYLAQAFDHVNFDVGLAINYLGVRSTGLVAEALETAPFAKQLYSSDAFGPPELHVLGSVLWRRAMGLVLGGWIRAGDCGVEDAIRIVDMIGVGNAERVYGTP; encoded by the coding sequence ATGCCGGCTGGTGAGCTAGGGGACGTCTTCGACGGGGTCCACGAGGTCGTACCCGACGCGCTGGCAGACCACCTGCGCGGCATCGCGCTAATCGACCACCACGTCCACGGCACCTTCAACGCGCCCGTCGGCCGGCGTGACTTCGAGGCCGCGATCAATGAGGGTTCGACCGACCCCGTGCCGAGCTTCATGACCCAGTTCGATTCTCCGCTAGGGCTTTCCATCCGTCGCTGGTGCGCACCGCTGCTCGGCCTCGAGGCGCTCGCCGGTGCCGACCAGTACTGGGCGCGCCGCAGCGAGCTGTCAGCCGACGAGCTCTCCACGACGATGCTGCCCGCGGCGGGGATCGCTCGCTGGATCGTCGACACCGGGTTCAAGGGTGATCTCATCACCACCCCGGTTGAACTCACCGCCCTCAGCAACGTGCCGTCGTCGGAGATCCTCCGCCTGGAGCGGCTCGCCGAGGACCTGCTGCAGGACGGGACGTCGCCGGCCGACTTCCCCGAGGCATTCCGCACGGCGTTGCGGGCGGCCGTCGCCGACCCAGAGGTAGTGGGCACCAAGACGATTGCGGCCTACCGCACCGGCTTCGACGTCGATTGGACCCGTCCGACCGACGCCGAGGTTGTCGCCCACGCCCGCGACCTCGCCGAGCGCCCGCGCCCGCTGCGCGTCGACGATGAGCTGGTGATCGCATTCGGGGTGCACGAGGCCGCCGAACACGGTCTGCCCATCCAGTTCCACGTCGGCTTCGGCGACCGCGACATGGACCTGCACCGCAGCGACCCGATGCTGCTGCTGCCCTTGCTGCGGACGATGACACCGGTGCCCGTGCTGTTGTTGCACTGCTACCCCTTTCAGCGGCAAGCGGGCTACCTGGCGCAGGCGTTCGATCACGTCAACTTCGACGTGGGGCTTGCGATCAACTATCTGGGTGTGCGCTCGACGGGCCTGGTCGCCGAAGCGCTCGAGACGGCGCCGTTCGCCAAACAGCTGTACTCGTCGGATGCCTTCGGTCCGCCCGAACTGCACGTGTTGGGTTCGGTGCTGTGGCGCCGCGCGATGGGTTTGGTGCTCGGCGGTTGGATCCGCGCGGGGGACTGCGGCGTCGAGGATGCGATCCGGATCGTCGACATGATCGGGGTGGGCAACGCCGAGCGGGTGTATGGAACTCCATGA
- a CDS encoding aminotransferase class I/II-fold pyridoxal phosphate-dependent enzyme yields the protein MELHDAAPLFDALRQFVERDQAPFYSPGHKGGRTLDPWFRDHLADLDLNNLPDTDTLHCPDGPILAAEELIADAWGVGQSFILVQGSTTGNIAVALSALRPDEPVLVVRNAHKSVLAGLVQVGARPVWVEPRWDDEFGVAHGVDVGVVERALDDSGAKALWVLHPTYYGTTGDIAALAAACRRHDAKLLVDGAHSPHFAFHPDLPAPAETAGAAATVQSVHKILSGLSQAAVLHVDPTLLDPATVRRGLQLIQTTSPHFAIMASIDLARRQMVLHGRELLDATLDRARRTAARLAAIPGLTVLRPEHLAGAGTGFHQLDETKLLVGTTGLDLDARDILKRLNDVHGVQPELSGAGHVLCITTIGNTEADMDRLVAGFAEVAGYAGMRPAGRRTALVTDLLAVRPETVLTPREAFFAGEETVAVGRACGRISAEAITPYPPGIPLVMPGERLDDDVLGLLTSLRDAGNPISSSDPTLGYVKVVR from the coding sequence ATGGAACTCCATGACGCCGCACCGCTATTCGACGCGCTGAGACAGTTCGTCGAGCGGGATCAGGCGCCGTTCTACAGTCCCGGTCACAAGGGCGGCCGGACCTTGGATCCGTGGTTCCGCGACCATCTCGCCGACCTCGACCTGAACAACCTGCCCGACACCGACACGCTGCACTGCCCCGACGGTCCGATCCTGGCGGCCGAGGAGTTGATCGCCGACGCCTGGGGCGTCGGCCAAAGCTTCATCCTCGTCCAGGGTTCGACGACCGGGAACATCGCGGTCGCCCTGTCGGCGTTGCGGCCCGATGAGCCGGTGCTGGTGGTGCGCAACGCCCACAAGTCGGTGCTCGCCGGCCTGGTTCAGGTGGGGGCCCGACCGGTCTGGGTGGAACCGCGCTGGGACGACGAGTTCGGCGTCGCTCACGGGGTGGACGTCGGCGTCGTGGAACGCGCCCTCGACGACAGCGGTGCCAAGGCGCTCTGGGTGCTGCATCCCACCTACTACGGCACCACGGGTGACATCGCGGCGCTCGCCGCCGCGTGCCGCCGACATGACGCCAAACTGCTTGTCGACGGCGCACATTCGCCACACTTCGCCTTCCATCCGGACCTGCCCGCTCCCGCTGAGACGGCCGGCGCGGCAGCGACCGTGCAATCGGTGCACAAGATCCTCTCGGGTCTGAGCCAGGCGGCGGTGCTGCACGTCGACCCGACGCTGCTCGACCCGGCGACGGTGCGGCGGGGGCTGCAGCTGATCCAGACCACCAGCCCGCACTTCGCGATCATGGCGTCGATCGACCTGGCCCGGCGGCAGATGGTGCTGCACGGCCGAGAGCTACTCGACGCGACGCTCGATCGCGCCCGCCGGACCGCAGCCCGGCTGGCCGCCATCCCCGGCCTCACGGTGCTACGGCCCGAGCATCTCGCCGGCGCCGGCACCGGTTTCCATCAGCTCGACGAGACGAAGCTGCTCGTCGGGACGACCGGCCTGGACCTCGATGCCCGCGACATCCTCAAGCGACTCAACGACGTTCACGGTGTGCAGCCGGAGTTGAGCGGCGCCGGCCACGTCCTGTGCATCACGACCATTGGCAACACCGAAGCCGACATGGATCGGTTGGTCGCCGGGTTCGCGGAGGTCGCCGGGTACGCCGGCATGCGTCCGGCTGGGCGGCGAACGGCGTTGGTCACCGATCTGCTGGCCGTGCGGCCGGAAACGGTGTTGACCCCGCGCGAGGCGTTCTTCGCCGGCGAGGAGACGGTCGCCGTGGGCCGGGCATGCGGTCGTATCTCCGCCGAGGCCATCACGCCCTACCCGCCGGGTATTCCGCTGGTGATGCCGGGGGAGCGGCTCGACGACGACGTGCTCGGGCTGCTGACATCGCTGCGCGACGCCGGCAATCCGATCAGTTCCTCCGACCCGACGCTGGGTTACGTCAAGGTCGTCCGCTGA